A region from the Hydra vulgaris chromosome 10, alternate assembly HydraT2T_AEP genome encodes:
- the LOC136085929 gene encoding uncharacterized protein LOC136085929 isoform X1 yields MDFFCIKWLLFCKAFSCVRSFITRLPCISYASFNTISNKYYYGNIYLTSYATNVNDCGILCVRNPKCIFANFNLSEMKCELISTNAVSSNSTSDSLWQVLLSDITSITNIGPICENNSPCGSNNCRDICLTVNETLIHNYTCFDRVDITKDGIATSSSISYSNPIYAAASAVDRNLNSFMTTNCNLPNLSWFQLELKNIYWLNRIDVYNRKECCPERIVGSKLFVSVTDKSSDFYEIATLTSDIKQMFRVSNFAKFVIISRDFGCLHLAEIYVFL; encoded by the exons ATGGATTTTTTCTGTATAAA ATGGTTGTTGTTTTGCAAAGCTTTCTCATGCGTAAGATCATTTATAACTAGATTGCCTTGTATATCATACGCTAGCTTTAACACAAtatcaaacaaatattattatggaaacatttatttaacttCGTATGCAACTAATGTAAACGATTGCGGTATTCTATGTGTCAGAAATCCAAAGTGTATTTTTGCAAACTTTAATCTTAGCGAGATGAAGTGCGAATTAATTTCAACAAATGCTGTTTCATCAAACAGTACAAGCGACTCGTTATGGCAAGTGTTACTCTCCGATATTACCAGTATAACTAAC ATAGGTCCTATTTGTGAAAATAATTCTCCATGCGGAAGTAATAATTGTAGAGATATATGTTTAACAGTCAACGAAACTTTGATTCACAACTACACTTGCTTCG ATAGAGTTGATATTACAAAAGATGGAATTGCAACTTCTTCGTCAATCAGTTATAGTAATCCAATTTATGCGGCAGCCTCCGCAGTTGACAGAAACCTAAATTCCTTTATGACCACTAATTGTAATTTGCCAAACTTAAGTTGGTTCcaactagaattaaaaaatatttattggttaAATCGAATTGATGTTTATAATCGAAAAGAATGTTGCCCTGAAAGAATAGTTGgttcaaaattatttgtaagCGTAACAGACAAATCAAGTGATTTTTACGAGATTGCGACGTTAACATCTgatataaaacaaatgtttagaGTATCTAATTTTGCCAAATTTGTTATTATCAGTAGAGATTTTGGTTGTCTTCATCTGGCCgagatttatgtttttttataa
- the LOC136085929 gene encoding uncharacterized protein LOC136085929 isoform X2 → MDFFCIKWLLFCKAFSCVRSFITRLPCISYASFNTISNKYYYGNIYLTSYATNVNDCGILCVRNPKCIFANFNLSEMKCELISTNAVSSNSTSDSLWQVLLSDITSITNIGPICENNSPCGSNNCRDICLTVNETLIHNYTCFEKRSIIDKSSSHHQFNGFSFASVYKYS, encoded by the exons ATGGATTTTTTCTGTATAAA ATGGTTGTTGTTTTGCAAAGCTTTCTCATGCGTAAGATCATTTATAACTAGATTGCCTTGTATATCATACGCTAGCTTTAACACAAtatcaaacaaatattattatggaaacatttatttaacttCGTATGCAACTAATGTAAACGATTGCGGTATTCTATGTGTCAGAAATCCAAAGTGTATTTTTGCAAACTTTAATCTTAGCGAGATGAAGTGCGAATTAATTTCAACAAATGCTGTTTCATCAAACAGTACAAGCGACTCGTTATGGCAAGTGTTACTCTCCGATATTACCAGTATAACTAAC ATAGGTCCTATTTGTGAAAATAATTCTCCATGCGGAAGTAATAATTGTAGAGATATATGTTTAACAGTCAACGAAACTTTGATTCACAACTACACTTGCTTCG AAAAACGCTCTATCATTGATAAATCTAGCTCCCATCACCAATTTAATGGCTTCTCCTTTGCAAGTGtctataaatattcttaa